From the genome of Spinacia oleracea cultivar Varoflay chromosome 2, BTI_SOV_V1, whole genome shotgun sequence, one region includes:
- the LOC130466718 gene encoding uncharacterized protein: MVAIWLLCHYNDRNFDVRVQDTDETNYMDLVDDLFDDSIKQDVLIPDLFRLFYVNPSTNKRVEMLNDVGLMGMWGLFKRTDTVEIWIEKANEKETSIQFRTAVKKRKDRKERKAAELRRKAEEFEREREEERRRLEREAEIQRDLEEQLANTVAVEVPVYDVEDLSVEYVRVYSSQHADCLSPGGSQPPNTQKEPSPPPREPSPPPNVPSPPREPSPPPNNPSPPPRSPSPPPNNPSPPPRSPSPPPTSPQTQPQQQQQQTEHQQQQQTEHQQQQQTEQQQHQPTEQQQQHQTEHQPDQTPPPNRAELNKGRGFRISRSHAKKTGEFVPKKRGGRPAGSRVRKPTAYNVEEEEQWDDESDDENFEESESDSETGFNSDDFIDEEIEEDEEQDVLKEVISERSFEDHLDGSNKLDNLYANGKVVGSMPWGTIKLQPWMIFQSKTHFMEVFRDFCIQEGFAVSVEKADTTRFTAMCLVESCNWRIHACVLLDGVSWAIKTLVSEHKSCGRLEENPMVTSQWLCTKLLPDIEANPEIPIKTLQRKALGIYRVQVKQRLMYKVRSLGRQ, translated from the coding sequence ATGGTCGCAATTTGGTTGTTATGTCATTATAATGATCGGAATTTTGATGTGAGGGTACAAGATACTGATGAAACGAACTACATGGATTTGGTTGATGACTTGTTTGATGATTCTATTAAGCAAGATGTTCTGATTCCCGAtttatttagattgttttatgtTAATCCTAGTACGAATAAAAGAGTAGAAATGTTGAATGATGTTGGTTTGATGGGCATGTGGGGTTTATTTAAGCGCACAGATACTGTGGAAATATGGATAGAGAAGGCAAATGAGAAGGAAACTTCAATCCAATTTAGGACTGCAGTTAAGAAAAGGAAGGATAGGAAGGAAAGGAAGGCTGCAGAACTTAGAAGGAAAGCTGAGGAGTTTGAGAGGGAGAGGGAAGAGGAAAGGAGAAGGTTAGAAAGGGAGGCTGAGATTCAAAGGGATTTGGAGGAGCAATTGGCAAACACAGTGGCAGTTGAGGTGCCTGTGTATGATGTTGAGGATTTAAGCGTAGAGTACGTACGTGTTTACAGCTCACAACATGCTGACTGCCTTTCCCCGGGAGGTTCCCAACCACCAAATACACAAAAAGAGCCTTCACCACCACCAAGAGAgccctcaccaccaccaaatgTTCCATCACCACCAAGAGAgccctcaccaccaccaaataatccatcaccaccaccaagaagtccctcaccaccaccaaataatccatcaccaccaccaagaagtccctcaccaccaccaaccTCACCACAGACACaaccacagcaacaacaacaacagacagaacatcagcaacaacaacaaacagaacatcaacaacaacaacaaacagaaCAACAGCAACACCAACCCACagaacagcagcaacaacatcaaacaGAACACCAGCCAGATCAGACACCCCCTCCTAACAGGGCTGAGTTAAACAAAGGGAGGGGTTTCAGAATTTCCAGAAGTCATGCTAAGAAGACGGGTGAGTTTGTTCCTAAGAAGAGGGGGGGAAGGCCTGCTGGTTCAAGGGTGAGGAAACCCACTGCATACAATGTGGAGGAAGAGGAGCAATGGGAtgatgagagtgatgatgaaAATTTTGAGGAGAGTGAGAGTGATAGTGAAACTGGTTTCAACTCCGACGATTTCATTGACGAAGaaattgaagaagatgaagaacaaGATGTTCTTAAGGAGGTAATTTCTGAGAGAAGTTTTGAGGATCATTTAGATGGGAGTAATAAGCTGGATAATTTGTATGCAAATGGGAAAGTTGTGGGAAGCATGCCATGGGGGACTATCAAGTTGCAACCATGGATGATATTCCAAAGCAAGACACACTTCATGGAGGTCTTCAGAGACTTCTGTATTCAAGAGGGATTTGCTGTGAGTGTTGAAAAGGCCGATACAACCAGATTCACTGCAATGTGTCTGGTTGAGTCATGCAATTGGAGGATCCATGCCTGTGTGTTGTTGGATGGGGTCAGTTGGGCCATTAAAACTCTTGTCAGTGAGCACAAGTCTTGTGGGAGACTTGAGGAGAATCCCATGGTGACATCTCAGTGGCTATGCACCAAACTACTTCCTGACATTGAAGCAAATCCAGAAATCCCAATTAAGACACTTCAAAGAAAGGCATTGGGGATTTATAGGGTACAAGTGAAACAGAGGTTGATGTACAAGGTGAG